The genomic segment cttagGCTGAGAAGATTGCATCTCAGATGATCACTGAAGGACGCATGAATGGCTTCATCGATCAAATAGATGGAATTGTACACTTTGAGAGTGAGTAATGCCACCCAGtgcattttgtatgtttttacttATACACGGGCTTCAGAAAGAGCAGTTCACAGACGACACACCTGTTtagtaaaatgcaataaaaggaAACGGCAGCATAAACCCTAGCCCCTGAAATTATTAGCTATTTGAATTAACACCTAATCAACAAAGCTGTCACCTTCACAAAGAGAGGATTTGCTGCAGATACAGAGAGAATGTCAACTAGTTGCATTAGGTTTAGCTCACTAAAACTAATAAACTAGTGTAGTTCACTGTTTTTAGCCACAGACAAGAGTCATTATGTGTGAAACCTCTTACGTGGCCATGCTGTTGGGTAGAATATTGCTTGGATCTAATGGTTTAGTTTGATCACGTAAAGCTTTCTCGGTATAGAATATGAAGTCGTGTCACGCCCTGTTTACTGTTAGGGGGATGGGAGACCAGTGTTTTGAggtcttcttcatcttcttcttcttttttgtttgtttgtttgtttggcctCCCTCTAACCCCTGGCAGCTCGTGAACCCCTTCCTACCTGGGACAAACAGATCCAGTCTCTGTGTTTCCAAGTGAACAACCTCCTCGAAAAGATCCGTCAGGCCGCTCCAGAGTGGGCCGCCCAGGCTATGGAAGCCCAGATGACCCAGTAAACATCCACACTCCTCCCAAATCAATGTCTCAGCCTGTCTTTAAGTTTTGTCTTCCTcctcagcaacaacaacatacTTGAGTCCAGTTATGGAAGAGAGAACTGTGTAGTATCACCTTCGCTCATTTGAGCTATGGTGATAGTTGACAGTACATTTATAATGccgtaaatgtaaatgtaaagatacAAGCTCATTCTGTTTAAGCTTTTGTGTTCCAGCGTATTctccagtttttaaattaacacagTGACCCAGCAACATATGTCAAGTGGTTCTTGATTTATTGCATTGTGTGCAGCTCTCAGTCCACATTAACAatatatttcagcaaaaaaaaaaaaaaaatggattaaattcaaaGCGGAGAGAAAGTGTTCAGCACTGCGGTTGTGTCATTTACGTTTATTTTCTGCTTCTAgcagtttgttgtgtttgagtTTCCGCAGGGTGATAGATGCACACAGATTTAAAAGATAAGTGGaacctcccttttttttttaatatctagTCTTAAGAGATAAGCGTTGCAAAATGTGTGTCTTGTGGTGCAACAGGATATACGGAAGTTGTGTGATTGTTGTTGGTGATTACAGAAGCTCATATCTCCCTAAAGCAGAACCCATTGTTTGAGACATTATGTTAAACTGCATAATAACAGAACTTTAGAAAGTCTGTACTTCATGGATGTTCCTCTCTTACAATGCTGTTTAAACATCCTGTATACACTGTAATCATGACCCAAATCCAAATTCTTGAAtcaaagtttacatttacagtttgtattACAATACATGCTTGAAGCTAAACCTCATAGTGAACTATTGTTAACTGGTGGCAAAGCTAGAACGTGTAAGCAGGCGGCTTCATCCCAGAGGATCGGACGAATTAAAGGATTTAACTACTACATTCAGCATGTTTACTTTAGCAGAATCTACGCAAACAGTACTTGTGGGTTTCGGTCTCTTAAAGGGTTTTATAATTATGATAAACACTCATTATCTCAATCCTTCATCAAACTGAATGTTATTCGGTGAATGATGTTTGGACAAAATGAACAATTTGAAACTTTCCTCTTGGACTTTGAAACCGAGAAATGAATTTGAATCATTAATGAAAGTCAGCACTGCTCTTGATCCGTGCTGGTAGGtgcttattaaaaaatggttatactgcaacaaataaaaaaaacacaaacctaacACCAGATTTTGTCAGTCAGCAGGAGGCTGAGTATTCACACTAcagcaaaggagaaaaaacaatgaagagcctctgcaattttaaattaacagtcttttattaaaaattagaTTTGTACGTATCATCTATACACGTAAAGTCCACCTGTAATAGATATTCAAACCGGACTTAATAAAACCTCAATACATGCCATGTTAATATCTAACATAATATTTCTATCTAACTAGTTGCAGTTTAAGTCAACACCGATGTTCTTCCCCCCTCGTGTCCACCTAAAACCCCGAGAGCAATAGACCACAGCAGTAAATCATGACACTGCCCCCCAGCTAAAGTTCAACTGCCCTAAAGATATGAATGTCATTTCCCTCACTGCAACGTAACTGatcccaaaaaaacaaacactaataaAGACAATTTTACCGTAAACCCCTTCAAAAACAATTCACTGTCTTTACGAGAAAGAGAGTGCAGATGGCACCTATCAGGGCTTCAGGACCACAGCAGTGGAGCAGGTTTACAACTTCCCCGATGTCATTGTGGATCTACAAGGCAGAAGGCAAACACATGGTTTCAGATCCATAAACCTAAAGATAACAGAAGTCATTGTGGTGTGGTGGGTGTACTGGAGCCAAGGCCTCACCCGTTCAGAAAATGCCTTGCTGCTTTCTGCGGACAATATCTCTCTTCAGTTGGCACGTGGAACAGACTGGGCAGCACCAGGATGTCATGAAGTCGTTACACAGTGAGCCCTGCAACCCAAACGGCCGAGTGGTCAGTTATCAGTGAAGTTAGGATTCAGAATGACACCATACTACGCATATCGTGTTTTGAGAATCGGGTCATATCAAGTGGCCTAGTAAATacgaggggaggggaggggagttTCCTCTGTTAAGTATTAACttatttaagtaattttaaataatttaagtaaGTGTGACGCACGATACGCTGCTGAGTGATGGGAGTGTCATTTGCAGGTAATTAGTGACTGTATTGcacaaattacatttatgacCTAGTGACTGAGCTGGAACTAGCAGTCGGGGGATCAGCGAGGtcattaaaaattacatttcatggaaacaaaatgtaattgcaCTCCATgaaatatttgttgttatttgagtcttcagaatgaaaagaaaagttcGAATGGAAGCTGTcatcaaagaaatcaaacaagCGATTCCCAACCTGTTGAGTTGTGATccctaacaaaaaaaaaaaaaaaaaaagccatgtgtAGTTGGTGCTCCTCACACGTTTCCACCAAAAGATTAAAGAATGAGAAATACAAATCTGTGTAGAAGAACTTCAAGCCCGTTTGATTTCTCATGTGACTGGAGAGTAGGTTGCCTATAGTAGGTAGCTCCACCTCAGGCACTTACAACAGTAAAATACTGCTGATGCACTGATGTGTCAGTattagcattttattatttaaatttcatttattatttaatttaataaattttcTTAGTATTTTAGTCCACAGGGATGTTTTTCTGCAGGATGTACTTTTGGTACTAATTCAGTACATTTTGAGGCTAATACTTTTACAAATCTTGGACATTTTCGGGCAATATTTCAGAAGTAAAAGGGATGTGATTAGCTCCCAAATAATTTACTGTCACATTCAATCCAAAACAATATGAAGTATTACTCTCATACTTAGAGGTAACAAACTCTGCTGTTCAAAGCAGGACGCTCCAAAACTGTTCTACAGTCTTACTCTGATGTTGTACTTGGTCCTGTAGACGGCGCGGATGGGGACTCCTAAACCGCACAGGCAGCACTCGTCCATGGCACTGGCAATGGAGCAGCCCAGGCAGGGGTAGCACCAGAGTCCAAAGCAGCCTGAGGAAGAGGGCGATTTAAAAATGTGCCACAGTGATAGTACAAACTCTACACGTTGCATGCAGTGCTAGTCTCAACTTTGTTCCCGTTTTAATGGACGGGAGGAGAGTGCGAGTGCTCACAGGTTCCAATGTCGTCGCAGCAGTCGCACAGGCCGGTCTGGAAGTCAGAGGGTTGATAGGGGCCTGGTTGGTTTGTAACGGCCATGATCAGATGAAGAGTGTCACTGATGTTTGTTGTTCACGCTGTTCTTGggctttaaacaaaaacactcgCAGACTAGTGCGACTATTACTTCTCTGTCTTCCCTAGCAGACAAAAGTAGGAGTTAAACATCTTGCTGGACatgaaacaacatgaaaactgaAGAtatctgttttcttctcttttttttttaaaactaaaacttacCAAATGACTGGACAATTGAAGAACAGTGAATCTGACAAAGGCTCCCGCACAGCAGACTGAGACCAGGAGGAAACGTGAGTCTTTATAATCGTACAGGCCACCAGTGTGATTTCAGAGTTTATTACTGTTTTATAGCACCGAGAGATTCCTGGAAAACAAGAGTCACCTAAACACACCTTGACACTGCAATAAACCTGTGATGGTTAATACTCTATTTGTTCTCACCCTCAGGAAACTATCAGTaaattgtactatatttgaAGCAAGCGAGATTAGAAATAGTACCAACAAACATAATTCAAAACAGAAGCACTGCTTCACTCCACCACTGGTgcttttaaaagggaaaaacagaaaaaaggacccccccaaaaaaaggacAGAACATGGGcaatttaaatcatatttctAATAATTGTATATGAAACAATGTTAAACTGGTGTTTTGAATTATTCATGTCATGCATGTAATTAGCACTAAAGGGATTCTCTTATTTCTAGACTTGTTTTGTGCTGCCGTACTACAGTATGTCAAAGTTCAGctaacagcaaaaaacaaaacaaaacaaagagcatagTATTCTAGTTGATTTAGCCATTTCTAGTCCTGCGGTTTCTTTTGGAAGGTCAATTTAGCCATAAATATGGTTGATTATTATTAGTACCattgtaatgatatttatttaacagtttataTCATGTAACACAACATACAATGGTGGGAAATAGCCTAAAGTACATTTTCGGTACTTTGGGTGCTCGAATTTTATTCCAACTTATGTCTAGTTTGCTACATTTCAATAGgaaatattgtagttttttatGTGACAGCTATGAGCTATTTTCCTGACTCTGATCATTTACGTCTAATTTTACTAATATGTACGTCAATAAAACTGCAAACGTATTAACGTTACAACGTACTTAACATAATGACTAAAGTACCAAAAATAATCACTTTTAGTGTTTTGCTATTTATACATGAACTCTTTACCATAACTTTAGCATTTAACTGCCGtaaatagtttatttaatttaaaagctaAGGGAACATTTTATTCTTGACTTTATCAGTTTATGTTTTTGGAAATTCAACATAgtttaactaaacaaaaaaattagagctataaataaaataaaatatccaaGCGTTGCCAAAGTTTATACACTGCTACGATACATTTTCCACCTCTGTTTATACTGTAAAATGAATCAACGGAATAATCATGTCTGTCTCTGCCAAATACAGCGTTAAAGGCTGTAAAATTTATATCAGTAATTATTACTGGCTAATAATTACTGATATACATTTTGCAGTCAGTCAAAGGTTTTATAACAATACTTGCAttcttttactctgttttttaattttcaggcTTTTGCTTTGAATTGATTATTTTTACAGGCTGACATTACTATTCTTGCTGCAGTAAACGCAGCGAATAAGTCTTCCACCACTGACCAAAGGTAGTCGAAGAGGTGATACGTGTTTATTGTACAGGCACAACTTATCTGAGTTGTAAACATAAAGTTGACGCACCCTGTCCTGATTCACCCGCGGGGATTCTGAAAGAACAGGGTCCCaattacatgaaaaacaaatccatttaaaataGATTCACCTGAACCCATTTGACACCTCGGATGTGCTCCATGCAGACACACGGTGGTGCTGCTTCCCACAAACTCAGGCTGTGTGCTGCGTGTAATGGAAACCCCACTGTAATGACACAGACTCCTACATAATGagcagctgcaactgcagctcAGGAATTAGCAGGATTCCCAATATCTGACTAACTAGAGATAAATGCAGGCTGAATTACACTAAAAGAAACGAGGTCGCCCTCAGCTTGCGCTACAGCAGACCCCTCGAAAAACGTGTTGTAAGACTTTCAAACCTTGTCACAAATATAGAAGTGTAGTTTTCATTCAAAACTGCAGGGTGATCATCTACTGTTTCCCACATCATCCTCCGTAGCAGAATATCACGACATTATAACGGTGGACAGTCGGTACAGTTTTCAGGTACCACGTTATCCCACTTAATACCTCTGATGGATGGTATTTGATTCGATTTCACGTCTTatacttacagtatattgtattGTAGTAATGCTGTTTGGACTCATTGTGTCACCACAGTGAACATGGACCAGAGAAAGCAAAAGACAGACGCCACAAAGGAAATGATAGACAAGCGTGTCTAGTAAAGATTATAAGACCATCTCCAGGCAGTTTGATGTTGTTGTGGCTAAGGTTGCAAATATTATTAAGGTTCTTTTAGCTCCATGTGACCAGTCTCTCTGGATGTGTCCACAAGAGGAAAATTGGCCCCAATATTGTGAGAATGGAAGACAAAGAGCCAAGGACAAGTCCCAAAGAGATACAGTACAAAGCTACAGTCCAAGCTCCAGATCCAGCTGTTACTTTTTGAGTGACAGTGGGCTCACTGGAAGAAGACCCAGGAGGACTCCGCTGTTGAAAGAAAGGATCAAGAAGGCCAAACTTGGCTTtgctaaaatgcattttgacaaACCGCAGTGCTTGTCAACATGCATTGTCCTTTGGACAGAtaagacaaaactgaaactttttGACAAGTCACATCAGCTCTATGTtcggataaaaaaaaaaaagctttcaaagGGAGGAACCCTACCTATTGTGACACACGGAggagttttgttttgcagctgctTTGCCGCCTTTGGCACTCGGTGCCCTGAATCTTTGCACGGcacaatgaaatgtaaagactATCAGCTCTGACAGCTGACGAGACAGCTGTGTCTCAGTTGGAGGGTCACTCTCCAACAGGTTAATGACCCTGGACAAATCTGCAGGTCCTGATCTGAATTGTAttaaacatccatccatccaggaGCTTAATCAGTCTGGGAGCAGTTTGCTCAAGCAGAACAGGACAGACCTACCTGTTGGCAGGTGCAGAAGTCTCACGGAGAGACCtgctattttcttttgttttgaggATTTCAAACACTTTGTTGAATGTAAAATCAAAAGTGAAGCCTGACtttttaatgtgtcttttttttttttttcttttccgtaTTGGTTTGGACAGTTTGAACGTTTTTCTCGTGGAAGGGTACCAACATATTTGTCTGCATGCTCTGGCACACTCTGACCAGCGCTTCTGGGAGTCATTGTTATGAAATTAGAATAACTGAGAACGCTGAAAAATGCACCAATCAATCAGGAATAATTGAAATTCCCTGACTGCTTGGCAGGATGGTTTTGCACTGCTGCCATCACAGGAGGCCTCGTCGGCACCTCTCTTTGTTAAAAAAACGTTTTGGAGCATATCTCTAATTTACAATGTAAATACTTGAAAGTAggtccatttttttatttttaagtttgtacaattttccccttttcttcctCACAAGAGGAAAATCTAAGAAGACGTACCTGCTCAGCAGTACATAAAGTTATTCAAATTAGCTCCACACTGCATCAGTAATTATGAGCCAGTAATGTTCTATACAATAATGGGAAAATGAGTCAGTCTACTTAATGAGTGTTAaagtaaagtacattttgtatttctacactgtggtgcTGCTGCTCTTATTCAAGTAAAAGATCTGTacacttcttccaccactgttgtactgaagtgaagtgaagtgaagctgAAGTGTTATTTCAGATATCTGACATGCGCACAGCTGATGGGAGAGCGGCACATCTGCACTGACGTCACCCCCCCCAATGAAAAAAGCTGCCAATTTGAAGCTGTCCGGGACTGGGACATACCGGGTCTCTGCAATGTAGCGAGGAGGAGCAGCTCCAAGCCAACTCTTGCTGGTGTCTGCATGCACTTTCCCGCAAAGCAAGTCTGCTGTGGCGGGCTGTGAGGTGGCACAATTACCCGCTGCAACCTCAGCTCACTTTTCAAGGCCACCAGCAAGAACACAAAGTCTACGTTATAAAGACGACAAAAAAGGCTGGGATCTGTATCCTTGAGCTGCCTGAGGAATTCCGGCACTTTGACTTTCTGTGCCAGTGTCTGCTCTGAGACACTGCTGCTGGTCTGAAGAGGAGAATCACGTTGCAGCTTCTGAGGATGGCAGCGTCCgaaagaagatgaaaagagGAGAGTAGGGGAGTTTTGATTCTTTTGTCCTGAGCTCTGCGCAGTTGGACCTGGGCTGGACAATGAAGATGAGCGCGGTAACTATCTCCCTAACACTTCCCGTGTGTTGAGAATAGGTCGGTTTCTTTCATGCAGTTTTGTCTGTGCAGATTCGTGTCAGATTCTCGGGGCTGCGGCCAGTGTTTACACACCAGCCTTTAGCCAGCTGTGCTGCTCGGATTTCTGCACGGCCAGTTTACTTGGGAGCAGTTGCACAGAAAAAGTGTAGTTTGGGCAACGTTTACGCAGTGCAACTACATCGGCAGGCTGTGCATGCAGCACAGTTGCGGGTCTGTAGTTCTCTGTAGCTGCTCAGACAAACTAAGAAAACGTCTAGTCTTTTGCAACAAAACCAGGTTTTATTTTGAGTCGCCGAAGCTCCTTCGGGGCTGCATTTGCAACACCGGTGTAATGCACACAGGCCGGCTGCCAACTGTCTGGGTCAAGTAGGTAgcgctgtctgtctgtctgtctgtctgtctgtctgtctggacCGCTGGAGCTCCAGAgctaaggacacacacacacacacacacacacaccaagtttTCGTTTCTAAACGCTGTCATCTCCTTTCACCCGGGAAAGCGGGGCCGTTCGCAGACGCCGTGCGTAAAACCACGAGctgcagaaatcaaacggcCGAGAGTCTGCACCGTGCGCATGTATGCATCCCTGTTCATTTATCCCACAAACTGTAATTTATTTCGATTTACGTGACGTGTTGATTACGAGTCCTACTGAAAGGTAATGTAGTGCGCGGTGTGCTGTCGTCGGTGTACGACACTCATtttgtttaaagctgcaaaagTTAGTTCAAGCTGGCTGCAGAAATGTAAGATGGATCATCAGTGACCATCAAATCTCTTCTTGATTCCAAATTCACAAATGTGAGAGTCCGCTGCTTCGTGTTATTGGGAATTATGTGTTGGTCAGATAACACCAGGAGTTTGTAGACTTCTGTGTGGGACTGTTGCAAAAGTAAAGGCACTTTGTTGAGCAAGTCACTGGAAGATGAATTGTCATTTGGTCAATAGATTAAACTAGAGAACTAGAGGTCATTTTGTCTGGCCAAACTATCCACAAATCACGTTCATGAatagataaaaacacaaaatcctcATACTTGACCAACTGGACACTTCtgcaatttgtgttttaaaaaaacaaaatcatctgtTATATTAGTTCATACAGTGCAACTAACCAGCTCATTGAGTGACTGTTTCAACTGTACCAAGAAATTATAAGAAATGAAAGGTCGTTTAACCTCTGGCTGATTTCCTCCACAGGAAAGTGGATGGATCGGTCGAGACAAGTTCCCATTATAGAGCTTCCTGTTCGGAGTTACACCTGAGAGTGACTGTGTCTGatggattatgtttttttttttttctatgagcTGCTGGCATGAATTTAGAAGCCAGTGAGATGTGGAAGCACTCGTCCTCAGGAGAAATCTGAAACTCGAATGAGCTCAGTGAGAACGTTAAAGTTAAGGAGACGAACCATGGGCTTGTTATGGTGTGGGCCGTTCGTGTGCTTTTAACCTATTCGTAGCACCCTCTACCCCCCACCCCATGTCACATCTTGGCCTGAATGATGGAAATTTTGTGGAAGACACTGACTTGGACCCTGAGCCTGGTGGTTATGGCTGCTTCTGAATTTCAAAGCACCAGCAGACTTTCGCACAACTCTCAAGGTATGTTGAAGACAGGTGGACAGAAACATGTCAAAGCATATGTGGTAACCGAGAGTTTGTCCATTCTTACACCCTTTTGTCCTCTATTTTATTCTCTTCctaactttcacctatgaaagagGAGTTCCTGTCCTACCTGCAGCACTACCAGTTGACTGTCCCTGTGCAGGTGGACGAGAACGGCGAGTTCCTGAGCTACACTGTGAAGCAACACCGGCCGGGCCGACGGAGACGGGGCGCAGTGGACCCCGTAATGGGGCCGGCACCTGCCTTGGACCCAGACCCTCCGGAGCACCGGCTGTATTACAGACTGTCGGCGTACGGAAAGCACTTTCACCTGAACCTGACGCTCAACCCCCACCTGGTGTcgaaacattttacagtggaGTACTGGGGCAAAGGAGGGCTGGAGTGGCGCCACAGCATCGTCGATAACTGTCACTACGTTGGGTTCCTGCAAAATCAGCAAAGCACGACCAGAGTGGCGCTCAGCAACTGCAAGGGCCTGGTGAGTACAAAGCGGCCTTTTTATTAAATGCGACCGCTTCACACTCTATTAATGTCCCATTGAGTCACCAAGAGTTCACCCCGGTTACCTCAAACAAACCTCGATACTAATGTCAGAATGTATACCAAGCCTGTGCTGCTCTCATGTCAGCCAATCCTTCACACACAGCGCCAAAGGATTACACCAATTGTAGTTCACTTAACAGAATCTTGGCTTCTTTCCACTTGGCACACTGAGTCCGCAGGCAGCTCTCCGTGAGGTTATGCCCATGCAGAAAAATCACACCATCGCTGCAAGCTGTTCGTGGTAGGAACCGAAGCTCTTTTCCCTTATTTGTGCATTGAATAACACGTTTTTATGCACAGGTTTTAAAAGGCTCGGTAGTTGTAATCACATTTCTCCGGCCGACTGTTTGTGTGATCTTTAAAATAGTGTGTTTAACAGTCAAAATGAGATATTGCtcccttaatttttttttttttctggtttaacAACAGCACTAACAAGATGTCTAATTATCCTGTCTAAGCTTTTAGTCCTCAGGCTTTTATCCACAGACTGTGTGGCAGTCCAGTTTCTCTTTGCTAATCAAGAAATTGGACTAGCGTTTAATAGCTGTTCACCCTCTTATCCTTCACGATAACTCTaaagatggaaaacaaaagGCTGTGCTTCTTACTGGCAAATGTAATCATGTTGAGAAAACGTGTAGCCAAATGTGTTGGCAAGACCTACAGCGAGCATCATAAATTGAATTAGtgtttgcccttttttttctaacagcaccaaaaatggaaaaaaaaacggTGTCTGCGCTTTAATGTAATCAGCTGTCTGGACACTTTGAGATCTTGACATCATCACACACTATTAAAACCCCGagttgaaaatgtttcttttgcgAGTGCCATGCGTGGTTAATTGCTAAGTCTCAGCTCcatggtggggggggggggggggggggggggtatataATCAGATATATTAGTCGTTTCATGGGGTGCTGCAGCTGTTTAGTGTTGTCCATTAAGTCGGGAGATGTGACAGAGGCACAATACATATATTTCTATAATAAATAGTAAAAGGACTCAAACTCCCAAAATGCTGGATCGtgcatttcccaaaatgcaaaGTCAGTGCAGTTATTTTTAGAATTTCTATGTATTTGTACCAAAACACTTTGTACACAGTTTGTAACGTCAGCTCTCTGAAAAGTCCCAACGTGGAACATCGTTATTATGAACGAGACCTGCTGGAACTAGGCAACATCTAGCAACATGGGACAGTGGAGAGACACCAGCTAATGTCCTGTTTGATATTAATAGTCGCTGTTGTTTCTTTAGTCTTTCCAGAATCCAACAACCTGAAGGTATCTGCAAGGTTCCTTAAGCCCCCCCCGCATGTGTGCACATTGTTCTCCAACGCTTACCCCAGGGAAATGCACCCGATGGTAATCACGAGATGTTCCAACTGGTTCCGAAACGCCATGCACCGTCTCATTCCGCACGACTTTCATTGCTCTCTCCGAAATAATGGAGAGTGTTCCTTCTTCTCGAGTACCTTTTAACTTATTGGCTGCAATCGCCGTTGCATAAAACATCTGCAGTTTTTCTCTCTGCCCAGTCCCCAAAAATAGCTTTGCATTTTGTCCGACCGTCCAGTCGCACATAAGCCGAGCTCTGTATGTTAAGACGCTGCAAAGTTTTGGAACGTTAGCATCGATGTTTGCTTGTGTTGAGTAACCTGTTTGTTCAATTGCTTTTTCTCCCCCCAAAAAGCACGGTGTTATAACAACTGAGGAAGAACAGTATTTAATAGAGCCATTAAAGAACAtatcctccaccacctccagtGAATGGAACCTGGAAGAAGCACAGCAACatgttatttataaaatgtctgCCATTCCCTCACCACAAGGGCATAGCCAGGAGTTCAGCTGTGGCATTTCAGGTTGGTGAACCTCCATCTGGATTGGACTCTGTGTGGGTGGAACTGACGTAAATGAATAACTATACATAGCAGGTTAGAGG from the Channa argus isolate prfri chromosome 18, Channa argus male v1.0, whole genome shotgun sequence genome contains:
- the LOC137103952 gene encoding placenta-specific gene 8 protein-like — protein: MAVTNQPGPYQPSDFQTGLCDCCDDIGTCCFGLWCYPCLGCSIASAMDECCLCGLGVPIRAVYRTKYNIRGSLCNDFMTSWCCPVCSTCQLKRDIVRRKQQGIF